The Deinococcus puniceus genome segment TGCGGCAGGCGCTGGAGCGCTGGCGGATGTGGACGGACGACCACGAACTGAGAATCAATCCGCGTACCGAACACCGCTGGCTGTGTGCGCTGGGCCGCGAGGCCGGACTGCGGGGCAACCCGGCAGGCGTTCATTCCTATTTTCAACAGGCCTTGACCCTGACCCAGTCCATTCCCTTCGAGGACACGGCGTGGTTGCGCCTGCACAGTCAGTACGGCCATGCCGCGCGGCAAGTCGGAGACCTTGCAACGGCGCTGGCTCAGCTGGAAGCCTACAACCGCCTGCTGTTTGCCCGCCTGCAACACGAGGCCAGAAGGACGCTGGAAGAAATGACCGCCCGCTTTCAGGTGGCGCAGGCCCAGCAGACCAGCAAAGTGGCCCGGCGGCGGGCCGACACCCTCAGCGAACTGGTGCAGCAGCGGGAAGACGCCCTCCAGAGCGAGCAACTGCATACGCTGGAGCGGCTGGCTACCGTGGCCGAATACCGCGATCAGGATTCGCGGGCGCATATGCACTGGGTGGGAGACGCGGCGGCCTGCATAGCACGCGAACTGGGGCAGCCGCCAGAATTCGTGCAGACCCTACAGGTGGCCGCCCGCCTGCACGACATCGGCAAAATTGCCCTGCCAGACGCCATCTTGCAAAAGGTCGAACACCTGACCCCTACAGAATTCGAGATCATCAAAACACACACCTTTGTTGGCGCAGAAATTCTGGAAGGCCCGCAGCATCCTTTTTTGCCCTTGGCAGCGGCGGCGGCCCGCACCCACCACGAGCGCTGGGATGGCGGCGGCTATCCGCTGGGTCTGCGCGGGCAGGCCATTCCGCTGGTGGGCCGAATCGTGAGCGTGGTCGACGTGTACGACGCCTTGCGGGCGGCCCGGCCCTACAAGGAAGCTTGGACGGAAGCCGACGCCCTGAACTACCTGAGACAGGGCGCGGGCACCCAATTCGATCCTCAGGTCATCT includes the following:
- a CDS encoding HD-GYP domain-containing protein, encoding MPKDAFQSGPAPLPATPLIDLAIQLSERQPESSFQLARLAYVEARRRGDEAAQWAALAQQIPLAGFLGMNTWLAESAPEAVRLGRIYAPPRQLRRIHGILGIAYLCLGQLTQSAGQHEQACALAQQLDAAELAFALYNSSVGFNEFHRPERVLELGRDILALDLSGLPPSVQNKVCSYGHLTCAAGSAHLAEHALLSGHHPEVNSHARLGLVALSRLLQLPPITDNAAFQQRMLHVHVRLLEFMEPVEVQPVGGQAGRAGQDQGQADPLRQALERWRMWTDDHELRINPRTEHRWLCALGREAGLRGNPAGVHSYFQQALTLTQSIPFEDTAWLRLHSQYGHAARQVGDLATALAQLEAYNRLLFARLQHEARRTLEEMTARFQVAQAQQTSKVARRRADTLSELVQQREDALQSEQLHTLERLATVAEYRDQDSRAHMHWVGDAAACIARELGQPPEFVQTLQVAARLHDIGKIALPDAILQKVEHLTPTEFEIIKTHTFVGAEILEGPQHPFLPLAAAAARTHHERWDGGGYPLGLRGQAIPLVGRIVSVVDVYDALRAARPYKEAWTEADALNYLRQGAGTQFDPQVIYAFLTAHAAGRLPARKSVGGSVRRSA